The DNA window GAGCTGCTCGGCGTCCAGCGTTCCCTCGGCACCGCCGCCATCGTCTGACCCTCGACCGGGACGGCTCTTACGGCCGGTTGCCGGCCCGCGTCCGCAGCAACGCGCGGGCGAGGCCGGCCAGCGACGCGACCAGCGCCACGCGGTCGCCAGCGCGCACCACGATGCGGTCGCTGGGGGTCCATCGCCAGCGGCCGTCGCCGCCGCGGTGGGCGAGGATGCGCAACGTTCCCGCCTCGGCCAGCTCGCTGAGCGGCCGGCCGTCGAGGGTGGAGCCGGTCTCGACGGGGACCTCGGTCACCATCAGCACCCGGCGGCCGGCGGAGACGGTCACGTCGACCCGGCGTTCCATCATCTCCGAGACGAACCGCGGCGCCGCGAGGATCGAGACCGAACGGGTCGTCCCCACGCCGATCTTCTCCTGCACCCGCGCCGCCAGGTCGTGCTCGAACAGCCGCAGCACGACGCGTGCCTCGGGGTTGCGTTCGGTCGCGTACAACCCGGCCTGCAGGTTCGCCACGTCCTCGTTCGTCGCCGCGATCACCCCACGGCAGCGATGCATCCGCGCCTGGTACATCACGTCGTCGTTCGACACGTCCCCGATGATCACCGACGCGCCGAGCCCGCGGACGGCCTGCACGCCGGGCTTGGCTCCGTCCCGTTCGACCGCGACGACGTTGAAGCCGCGTTGCAGCAGCAGCTCGGTCACCCGCGTCCCGACCGTCCCGAGCCCGCAGACCACGAAGTGCCCGCGCGGCCGCCCGCGCACGCCGCCGAACGAGCGCGCCAGCTTCTCCCCCACGAACGCGTCCACGATCGCCGCCGTCAGCAGCGACACCATGACCAGGCCCGCCAGCTGCACCGCGATCGCGATCAGCCGCAGCTCCCCCGGCGCGGTCGCCGCGCGCGGGTCGTCGTAGCCGGTCGACGTCACCGTCGAGACCGCGATATACAGGGCGTCCAGCCAGGGCACGTGCCCGGCGGGCCAGGCCCGGACCAGCAGCGTGCCCAAGGCGATCAGCAGCACCAACGTCAGCGCTACGATCCGCAGCCGTCGGTCGAACACCCGCCCGAGGTCCGAGCGGAGGTCGTCGAGCCGTGGCCGTCGCCGCACCGGCTCGCCGCGGACGGCGCTGCCCAGCACGAGGTCGCCCCGCCCCGTCGGCAACAGCTCGGTCTGCGTTCGGCCGCGGACGTTCGCCAGCGACGCGATCACCGGCGCCTGGATCAGCTCGACCGGACCCGCCACGACCTCGCGCCCGCCGATCGTGAGCCAGGTGACGTCGGACTCGTCCAGCGCCGCCGACACCAGCTCCGGCGCCGCGAGGTCGGCGGTGGAAACGCCTTTGCAGTTGGGGATCAGCGACTCGAGATGGTCGCGCAAGCGTGGGTTGACGATGTGTACGACGACCCGGATGTCCGGGTTGAGTTCGTTCGCCGTCAACGCCCCGTGCACGTTGCCGACGTCGTCGGGATGGACGAAGCCGACCGCCCGCGCGTTCGTGACGCCCGCGTCCCGGAGCGCGGTCTCGTTCGGGCGCCGCGCGACCACGATCTCCGCGCCGGACTCGGCGATCTCCTGCGCGAAATCGGTCTCCGGGTCCGGGAGGATGACGACGACGCGTTCCCGCAACCGTCGCAGCTCCTCGACCGCCCGTACGGCGATGCTGTCCGCTCCGGCGACGACGTAGTGACCGCGTCGCGCCGGCCTTGGTTCGGCCAGGCTCTCGGGCTCGATCAGCCCGTCGTCCGAAGTCACACGCTCGATCGTAGGCCAGCCAGCAGGGCGTGGACGCGGGTCAGTGCCGGATACAGCTCGCGATAGACCTCGAGCAGTCGTTCGTACGTCGCGTGCCGCCCGCTGTCCGGCGAGGCGCGGAACGCCAACGGCCCAGATCGGCGGGCCAGCACCGCGTCCCGCAGCGACGGCACCAGCCCGACGCCGGAAGCGGCCACCATCGCGACTCCGACCGGCGCGCCCGCGGAGTGCGCGGGCACCTCGACGGGCAGCCCGGTCACGTCGGCCTTGATCTGGGTCCAGGTCCGTCCGCGCGATCCTCCGCCGATGCTGCGCAGCACCTCGGGGTTGATGCCGAGCTTCGACAGTTCCGCGAGGTTGTGCGCCAGTCCGTACGCCGTCCCCTCGAGGATCGCCCGCACCAGGTCCGCGCGCCGGGTCCCCATCGACAGCCCGACCAGCGCGCCGCGGGCGTCGGCGTCCCAGATCGGCGACCTCTCGCCGAGGAAGTACGGGAGCAGCACCACGCCGCCACTGCCCACGGGCGCCGTGCCGGCGAGCGTGTCCAGCTCGGCGAAGTCGCCGCCGCCGAGCTCGTCGCGGAACCAGCGCAGGATCCCGCCGGTCGCGACCATCGAGCCGTAGACGATGACGAGCCCGTCGAGCGGATACGGCAGCGTGCTCAACGTGCCGGGTCCGTCGCCGAGCCGGGCCGTCTCGACGGCGGCGTTCACCACGGTCGACTGGCCGGTCATCTCGCAGACGTCGCCGTGCTCGGCGAGGCCGGCCTCGATGCTCGCGGCCGCGCCGTCGACCAGACCGGCGACGACCGGCGTCCCCGCGCGCAAACCGGTCGCCCGCGCCGCCTTGGTGGTGACGTGACCGACGACGTCTGCCGGGTCCACCGGCTCGGGAAGCCAGGAACGGGGAATCCCCCACTCCGCAACGAGATTCTCGTCCCATCCGCTGGCGGACCCGAGCAGCGTCAGGCCGACGTGGCCGGTGTCGATGGTCGCCTCGCCGGTGAGCTGGCGGACGACGTACCCGTTCGCCATCAGCACGCCCTGTCCGCGGTGGCGGACCTCGGGCTCGGCGCGCAACAACCAGGCCAGCTTGGGTGCCGCGAAGTACGCGTCCAGCCGGTTGCCCGTACGTCGCAGCACCTCCGTGCCGTCCAGCCGCTCGCACTCCGACACCCCGCGCCGGTCCATCCAGGTCAGCGCCGGCCGCACCGGGTCGCCCTGCTTGTCGAGCACCACGACGGTCGGCGCCTGGCTGCTCACGCCGACGGCCGCGACGTCCACCGCGCCGGCCTGGGCGAGCGCGGCACGGATCACCGCGGCGGACGCAGCCCACCAGTCCTGCGGACTCTGCTCGGCCGCGTTCGGCGCCGGGAACGCGGTCGCATACTCCTGCCCCGCCTCGCCGAGCACGCGACCGGCAGCGGAGACCACGACCGCCTTCACCCCGGTCGTGCCGACGTCCACCCCGACCGTCACCGGCTCGCCCATGCGCCGATCATGCCGTATAGTCGAGTTCGGCTAGTCGAGTTCGGCTATTTGGAGCGATGCATGAGCCTGCGAGCCCTCCGGACCCCGCTGACGATGGCGATCCTCAGCCTGCTGCGCGAGGAGCCGCGGCATCCGTACGCGCTCCAGGCCCAGCTCCGCTACCGCCACGTCGGCGAGGTCGTGAAGCTGCGCGGAGGGTCGGTGTACGACGCCGTCCGGCGGCTGCAGTCCGCGGGGATCGTCACCGAGCAGGAGACCAACCGCGCCGGCGCGCGCCCCGAGCGCACGGTCTACGCGATCACGCCCGAGGGCGAGGAGCTGCTCGACTCGCTGCTACGGGACTACGTCGCGATGCCCGCGCGGGAGTACCCGGTGTTCCCCGCCGGGCTCGCGCATATCGCGAACCTGCCCAAGGACGAGGCTGTCGAGCTGCTCCGCGAACGAGCCGGACATGTGCAGGACGAGTACGACCACGTCGCGGAGCTGACCCAGCCGCTGCTCGAGGGCGGCATGGCGCGGCTCGTTCTGCTCGAGACGGAGTACGTCCAGCGGCTGCGTCAAGCCGAGCTTGCCTGGCTGCGCGAGGTCGCGGAGAGCATCACCGATGGCACCCTTCCTTGGATCGAGAAGGTGAAGCAATGACACAGCAGTTTCCCCCACCCTCGTTGAAGAGACTCAACAAGGTCATCGTCGCCCTGCAAAGGATCGGCATCGTCGTCGGCACCATGCGCCTGCTGACGGTTTACGGCCGCAAGAGCGGCAAGCCGCGCACCACGCCGGTGTCGCCGTTCACGGTCGACGGCGAGCGGTACGTCATCAGCGCGGCGACGACCGAGTGGGTCAAGAACGCCCGCGTCCGCAACGAGGGCGTGCTCGCGCGTGGCCGCCGGTCCGAACGGGTCCGGCTCGTCGACGTTCCCGAGCACGAGCGCGGGGCGATCCTTCGCGAGTTCCCGCTCAAGGTGCCGCACGGCGTCGACATGCTGATCATGTCCGGCGCGGTCGAGGACGGGACGCAGGACGCGTTCGAGGCCGCTGCTCCGAACTGCGCCGTGTTCAGGGTCGAACGGCTGTGACCGCTGCCGCGTCGTCGGGCGCTCGCGAGGCGGCGTCCTCAGACTCTGCCCAGAGGCGGTAGCGCTCGAGCTCTTCCTTGCGGCGTTGGTCGTTCCAGCCGAGCAGGCCGCCCATCAGGTCGGCCACGGCGGGCGCTGCCGACAACGCTCGGTCGCTGTTCTCCAGGGCCGCCCGGGTGCGGCGCAGCAGGACGTCGTCGAGGTGGAGCGCTCCCTCGTTCAGCACGGCGTACGCCACCTCCGCCGCCAGGTAGTCGCCCACCAGCGGCTTACCCCACGAGGGCCGGTCCGCGACCAGGTCGAGCAGCGCGGGCGTCTCGGTTCCGTACCGGCCGAGCAGGTGGTCGATCCGCGCCAACGGCAGCCCCGACTCGCGCGCCAGCGACTCGCGCTGGTTGCGCAGCGCCGAGAAGCCCGCCGCACCGAGCAGCGGCAGATCCCCTGTGGGAGAAGGCGGAACTGGCCGCGGCGTGGCGACGTTCACGACGTCGCGCGCCATCAGCCGGTACGTCGTGTACTTGCCGCCGACGATCGTCACCATCCCCGGCGGACCCTCGATCACCGCGTGGTCGCGCCGCAACGCCGCCGTCGACGACGACCCGCGCCCGCTCACCAACGGTCGCAGGCCGGCGAAGATCCCTGCCAGGTCCGCACGAGACAGCGGCCGGCGCAACCACCGGTTGGCATGACCGAGCAGGTAGTCGACGTCGGCCTGCGTCGCGACCGGGGCGGATCGATCGTACTCCCAGCGCGTGTCCGTCGTCCCGAGCAGCCACGAGTCGAACCAGCGCCGGATGATGAAGACGCTGTCCGGCGTCCGCGCCACCAGACCGGTCCGCGACCGGATCCGATCGCCGGGCACCATCAGGTGAATCCCCTTGGCTGGCGTCACATCGATGCTCTGCTCGCCCGCCAGCGCCTGCACCCGGTCGGCCCACACGCCGGCCGCGTTGATCACGACCCGGGCGCGGACCTCGTACGTACGGTCGCTCTCCTCGTCGCGGATCCGCACGCCGGACACGACGCCGTCGGAACGCAGAACCGCCACCACCGGCGTACGCGTCAGCACGGTCGCGCCGAGGCCAGCCGCGGTGCGCGCGACCTGCAACGTGTGCCGCGCGTCGTCGACGCGGACGTCGTAGTACTGCGCCGCGCCGGTGATATCCGGCCGCAGGTCCGGCATCTCCCGCAGCGCGGCGCGCCGGGTCAGGTGCCGATGCCCGCGCACGCTCCGCGGCCCGGTGAGCCGGAGGAGGTCGTAGAGAGCGACGCCGGCGCCGATGTACGGGCGCTCCCACCGGTGCGTGAACGGGATCAGGAACGGCACCGGCTCCACGAGGTACGGGCACAGCTTCTGCACCATGAGGTCACGCTCGACGAGCGCCTCACGGACGAGCCGGAAGTTGAGCTGTTCGAGATATCTCAACCCACCATGGAAGATCTTGCCTGATCTCGACGACGTCCCGCTCGCCAGATCGGCCGCCTCGACGAGCAGGACGGACAGCCCGCGCGACACCGCGTCCAGCGCCGTCCCCGCTCCCGTCACGCCGCCGCCGATCACGACGACGTCGTACGTACGCCCCTCGACTCCGTCAAGGGCCGCTTGACGCTGCGCCGACGAGAGCACCGATCTCATCGCGGCGGGACTTGCCCGTAGCTCGCGATCTTCGCGCCTGCCCGCGCCAACTCCTCGTCCGACAGCAACCTCGGTGTGCCGGCGCTCGCCGCGCGCAGCCAGATGTCGCACAGCGACTCGAGATAGAGGCTCAGCTGGTACGCCTTCGCCAACGAGTCCGCCGCCGTCACCGCTCCGTGGTTGCCGAGCAGGCAGCCGGCCCGGTCGCGCATCGCCTCGGCCGCCGACGCGGCCAGCTCGTCCGAGCCGTACGTCGCGTACGGCGCGACGCGCACGTTCGGGCCGAACAACGTGACCAGGTAGTGGATCGGCGGCAGCTCCTCGACCAGTGTGGACACGGCCGTCGCCGCGGTCGGGTGCGTGTGCACGATCACCCGATGGTCCGACGACCGGTAGACCGCGAGATGCAACGGCAGCTCGCTTGTCGGCTCCAGCTCGCCCTCGATCACCTTGCCGTCCAGGTCGCACACGCAGATCAGCCCGGGCGTCAGCGCGTCGTAGTCGAGCCCGCTCGGCGTGACCGCGACCAGGTCGCCGGAGCGTACGGACAGGTTGCCCGACGTTCCGACGACGAGGCCGTCCGGCCGCAACCGTTGGGCGTAACGTACGAGCTCGGCGCGCTCGTCCAGCAGCTTCATGACTTCCATCCCTTCCGAGCCAGCTCGACTGCGGTGCGATAGTGCTCGAATCCCTCGGCGTAGAAGGATGTTCTGGTCTGGTCGGGCTCGACGACGACCTCGTCCTCGGCCCATTCCGTCGCGTCCACGGGCGATCCGATCGCGGCCAGCCCGGCGAGGACCGCGCCGTACGCGCCGATCTCCTCCTTCGGGGCCACGCGGACCGGGCGCCCGAGCACGTCGGCGAACAGTTGCAGCCAG is part of the Tenggerimyces flavus genome and encodes:
- a CDS encoding NAD-binding protein, coding for MTSDDGLIEPESLAEPRPARRGHYVVAGADSIAVRAVEELRRLRERVVVILPDPETDFAQEIAESGAEIVVARRPNETALRDAGVTNARAVGFVHPDDVGNVHGALTANELNPDIRVVVHIVNPRLRDHLESLIPNCKGVSTADLAAPELVSAALDESDVTWLTIGGREVVAGPVELIQAPVIASLANVRGRTQTELLPTGRGDLVLGSAVRGEPVRRRPRLDDLRSDLGRVFDRRLRIVALTLVLLIALGTLLVRAWPAGHVPWLDALYIAVSTVTSTGYDDPRAATAPGELRLIAIAVQLAGLVMVSLLTAAIVDAFVGEKLARSFGGVRGRPRGHFVVCGLGTVGTRVTELLLQRGFNVVAVERDGAKPGVQAVRGLGASVIIGDVSNDDVMYQARMHRCRGVIAATNEDVANLQAGLYATERNPEARVVLRLFEHDLAARVQEKIGVGTTRSVSILAAPRFVSEMMERRVDVTVSAGRRVLMVTEVPVETGSTLDGRPLSELAEAGTLRILAHRGGDGRWRWTPSDRIVVRAGDRVALVASLAGLARALLRTRAGNRP
- a CDS encoding xylulokinase, which gives rise to MGEPVTVGVDVGTTGVKAVVVSAAGRVLGEAGQEYATAFPAPNAAEQSPQDWWAASAAVIRAALAQAGAVDVAAVGVSSQAPTVVVLDKQGDPVRPALTWMDRRGVSECERLDGTEVLRRTGNRLDAYFAAPKLAWLLRAEPEVRHRGQGVLMANGYVVRQLTGEATIDTGHVGLTLLGSASGWDENLVAEWGIPRSWLPEPVDPADVVGHVTTKAARATGLRAGTPVVAGLVDGAAASIEAGLAEHGDVCEMTGQSTVVNAAVETARLGDGPGTLSTLPYPLDGLVIVYGSMVATGGILRWFRDELGGGDFAELDTLAGTAPVGSGGVVLLPYFLGERSPIWDADARGALVGLSMGTRRADLVRAILEGTAYGLAHNLAELSKLGINPEVLRSIGGGSRGRTWTQIKADVTGLPVEVPAHSAGAPVGVAMVAASGVGLVPSLRDAVLARRSGPLAFRASPDSGRHATYERLLEVYRELYPALTRVHALLAGLRSSV
- a CDS encoding PadR family transcriptional regulator yields the protein MSLRALRTPLTMAILSLLREEPRHPYALQAQLRYRHVGEVVKLRGGSVYDAVRRLQSAGIVTEQETNRAGARPERTVYAITPEGEELLDSLLRDYVAMPAREYPVFPAGLAHIANLPKDEAVELLRERAGHVQDEYDHVAELTQPLLEGGMARLVLLETEYVQRLRQAELAWLREVAESITDGTLPWIEKVKQ
- a CDS encoding nitroreductase/quinone reductase family protein: MTQQFPPPSLKRLNKVIVALQRIGIVVGTMRLLTVYGRKSGKPRTTPVSPFTVDGERYVISAATTEWVKNARVRNEGVLARGRRSERVRLVDVPEHERGAILREFPLKVPHGVDMLIMSGAVEDGTQDAFEAAAPNCAVFRVERL
- a CDS encoding glycerol-3-phosphate dehydrogenase/oxidase — protein: MRSVLSSAQRQAALDGVEGRTYDVVVIGGGVTGAGTALDAVSRGLSVLLVEAADLASGTSSRSGKIFHGGLRYLEQLNFRLVREALVERDLMVQKLCPYLVEPVPFLIPFTHRWERPYIGAGVALYDLLRLTGPRSVRGHRHLTRRAALREMPDLRPDITGAAQYYDVRVDDARHTLQVARTAAGLGATVLTRTPVVAVLRSDGVVSGVRIRDEESDRTYEVRARVVINAAGVWADRVQALAGEQSIDVTPAKGIHLMVPGDRIRSRTGLVARTPDSVFIIRRWFDSWLLGTTDTRWEYDRSAPVATQADVDYLLGHANRWLRRPLSRADLAGIFAGLRPLVSGRGSSSTAALRRDHAVIEGPPGMVTIVGGKYTTYRLMARDVVNVATPRPVPPSPTGDLPLLGAAGFSALRNQRESLARESGLPLARIDHLLGRYGTETPALLDLVADRPSWGKPLVGDYLAAEVAYAVLNEGALHLDDVLLRRTRAALENSDRALSAAPAVADLMGGLLGWNDQRRKEELERYRLWAESEDAASRAPDDAAAVTAVRP
- a CDS encoding class II aldolase/adducin family protein, with product MKLLDERAELVRYAQRLRPDGLVVGTSGNLSVRSGDLVAVTPSGLDYDALTPGLICVCDLDGKVIEGELEPTSELPLHLAVYRSSDHRVIVHTHPTAATAVSTLVEELPPIHYLVTLFGPNVRVAPYATYGSDELAASAAEAMRDRAGCLLGNHGAVTAADSLAKAYQLSLYLESLCDIWLRAASAGTPRLLSDEELARAGAKIASYGQVPPR